Part of the Labilibaculum antarcticum genome, AATGGAGACAATCTTTTTGCAAGAGCTGCAATAGAATCAGTGTTTTCAGATCCTTTAATATTATAAAATACATCGCTTACTTTATCAAGTAATGCACCAGACTTTTCGTAGGTAATAATTGTATTTTCGAAAGTCGGAGCCTCTTTGCTGTTAGCAATAGCATCAATTTCAAGCAAACCTTGTTTCATGCCTTCCATGAAGGCGGGTTCGTAATGCTCAAATTTAATTAAATCAAATGGAGCTGTTTGATGTGGTGTGTCGTAGGCTGCAAAGAACGGATTGTCAGTCTTTTGCTCGCTTTTGTTACTATTACAGGCGGTTAAACCGATACCTGCAACAAGTACATAAATAAAAGTCTTTTTCACGTTGTTAGGTGTTAGTATTAGTACTTATAGAATGTTTGCCTGCCAAATTAATAAAATTTGATAGGTTTTCCTTATGATTTGTTTAGTTTTCGCAACATATTCGTTGCAATTTAGAATCAAAATATGCGAAATGGGAAAAGTGGAAGGGGAGTTGTTGGTAAGCTTAACTATTTTAAATAATAGTTAATTTTGATGCCTGAGGAGATGGTCAGATATTTATCTTTCTTTAAAGCAGCTTTTTTCTGGGCGTCTTATTATTTGAATTCTTTTTTTGCTTTTCAGAGTCCCGGTTTTCACTCTTTGGTGAAAAGCTAAGGTAAAATGCGATCCATAGTATGAATAAAACAACCGAAACCGAAGCGTATTTGTTAAAATAAAATCCTTTTATTGAGAAAATGATCGCATCTTGAGGATCTTCCTTTGAGTGAAGAATCTGAAATTTCTTGCCAATAGGATATTCAACATTTTCAGGACCTCTAAGAACATATTTCTTTTGATTCGCTTCGTAGGCAATAACAGAATAAAAAGACAGCAACATGCCGCTCTTTTCTTCAATAATCTTTACAACAACACCTTCTGTTTTTTCACCAGATACAATTAGTTTCCAATTTCCATAAATGGGAATTAGCAATATCAAAATCGTTATAATAAGAAATTTGGATCCTGAAAGTTTCATCGTGTACAGATATTTAGCGGTAATAAATATAAGGAAATTTATACAAAAAAAAGAGGCTGTATTCTAACATGAATAGCAGCCTCTTTAAATTTTGTATTTCTTCCTTATTCAGGATAATTTAAGTTTTCTTCAGTAAGATTTCCCAAAACCTCAGTTTTGAATTTGTTGGATTCCCATCTCGCCATTGGTAAATCGTGGCTCATGTAATTTCCACATTCAATCTTGTTGGTTCCTGGAATTTCGTCTGTGAAATTAGCCATGAAATCAAACATTTCCTGAGTTAGTTTTACAATATCCCTTGATTCTAAATCGCCATTAAAAATAACGTAGAATCCAGTACGGCAACCCATTGGACCAAAATAGATCGTGCGATCGGACCATTCCTTATGATTTCTCAAAAAGGTTGCGCCTAAGTGCTCCATAGTATGCATTGCAGGAATATCCATTGCCGGTTCCTGGTTTGGCAATTTGGTTCGAATATCGAAACTTGTTAAGGTTTCTGCTCCAACTTTATCCTTACGGGATACATAGATCCCTCTTTTCAATTTATTGTGATCAACTGTAAAGCTTTGTATTTTTTCCATATTACTATTTTTTATTTCTGATTTCCTAACTCACGAACCATTTCTGTTACCATTTTGGCTGAATTGACTGCGGCTATTTCAACAAATTCCTGATACTCGATGTCATTTTCCTGTCCTGCAATATCCGAAATAGATCGGATAACCACAAATGGAATACTGAATTGGTAACAAGTTTGTGCAATTGCAGCACCTTCCATTTCAACAGCTTCGGCAGTAGGGAATAGTGTTTTTATTTTATTTGTAGCGTCTGCATTATTCATGAACTGATCTCCAGTAAGAATGCATGCTTTTTTTGTTTGTAAATCGGTTAATAAATGAACCGACTTCTCTGCCAAGGCAATTAATTTCTCATCTGCGATAAAGCTAGCCGGCATTCCGGGAACTTGGCCTATTTTATAACCGAAAACGGTGCAATCCATATCATGATGAATAACTTCTTCGGATATTACGATATCTCCAACCTTTAAATCGCCGGGGAAACCACCTGCAGCACCAGTATTAATCACATAATCGGGTTGAAAATTGTCGATTAACAATGCAGCACCAATGGCTGCATTTACTTTTCCAATACCCGATTGAAGTAAAACAATTTCTACATTGTTTAAAGTA contains:
- a CDS encoding DUF3592 domain-containing protein; the encoded protein is MKLSGSKFLIITILILLIPIYGNWKLIVSGEKTEGVVVKIIEEKSGMLLSFYSVIAYEANQKKYVLRGPENVEYPIGKKFQILHSKEDPQDAIIFSIKGFYFNKYASVSVVLFILWIAFYLSFSPKSENRDSEKQKKNSNNKTPRKKLL
- a CDS encoding S-ribosylhomocysteine lyase is translated as MEKIQSFTVDHNKLKRGIYVSRKDKVGAETLTSFDIRTKLPNQEPAMDIPAMHTMEHLGATFLRNHKEWSDRTIYFGPMGCRTGFYVIFNGDLESRDIVKLTQEMFDFMANFTDEIPGTNKIECGNYMSHDLPMARWESNKFKTEVLGNLTEENLNYPE
- the mtnN gene encoding 5'-methylthioadenosine/S-adenosylhomocysteine nucleosidase is translated as MKIGIIGAMEVEVVKLRDQLANRNEQRKGSFVFYTGTLNNVEIVLLQSGIGKVNAAIGAALLIDNFQPDYVINTGAAGGFPGDLKVGDIVISEEVIHHDMDCTVFGYKIGQVPGMPASFIADEKLIALAEKSVHLLTDLQTKKACILTGDQFMNNADATNKIKTLFPTAEAVEMEGAAIAQTCYQFSIPFVVIRSISDIAGQENDIEYQEFVEIAAVNSAKMVTEMVRELGNQK